From Humisphaera borealis, the proteins below share one genomic window:
- a CDS encoding coproporphyrinogen-III oxidase family protein: protein MELPTLTPDAPAQPAPKTEVGSYFVANYPPFSVWSQNHLPAIQQALDAKPDPDTKLGLYLHIPFCRKRCKFCYFRVYTDKNANDIETYLSALSREIDLYADRPGLQGRQFEFVYFGGGTPSYLSNAQLERLIERINVRWNWDAAKEVTFECEPGTLKESKLETIKKIGVTRLSLGVEHFDDEILSVNGRAHKSPEILRAWEWIRNVGFPQVNIDLIAGMLGETEDKWKACVEKAIALDADSVTIYQMEVPYNTGIAKDARDHGGVSEVASWAQKRAWVDYAFKQFEAAGYVVSSGYTLVKPSRHAGFVYRDSLWRGADLVATGVASFGHFQGVHYQNLDKWETYIDSIERGELPINRALPVNDHQRLIREMILLLKTGSLDAAYFRRKFGQDILKVFDEGFKSLVEEGWATVTGDQVLLNRKGLLQVDTLLPRFFEPEHRGIRYT from the coding sequence ATGGAGCTTCCCACCCTCACGCCCGACGCCCCGGCGCAGCCGGCACCCAAGACCGAAGTCGGCAGTTACTTCGTTGCCAACTATCCGCCGTTCTCGGTCTGGTCGCAGAACCACCTGCCGGCGATTCAGCAGGCGTTGGATGCCAAGCCCGACCCTGACACCAAGCTCGGCCTGTACCTGCACATCCCTTTCTGCCGCAAGCGATGCAAGTTCTGTTATTTCCGCGTCTACACTGACAAGAACGCCAACGACATCGAAACCTACCTGTCGGCCCTGTCACGGGAGATCGATCTTTATGCCGATCGTCCAGGGCTTCAGGGGCGTCAGTTCGAGTTCGTTTACTTCGGCGGTGGAACGCCGTCTTACCTGTCCAATGCGCAGCTCGAACGACTGATTGAGCGGATTAATGTCCGTTGGAACTGGGATGCGGCCAAGGAAGTGACCTTCGAGTGTGAACCGGGAACGCTGAAGGAATCCAAGCTCGAGACGATCAAGAAGATCGGGGTTACGCGGCTTAGCCTAGGCGTTGAACACTTCGACGACGAGATCCTGAGCGTTAACGGCCGGGCTCATAAGTCACCGGAAATCCTGCGGGCGTGGGAGTGGATTCGCAACGTCGGCTTCCCCCAGGTGAATATCGATCTGATCGCCGGCATGCTCGGCGAGACCGAGGACAAGTGGAAAGCCTGCGTCGAGAAGGCCATTGCGCTCGACGCCGACAGCGTGACCATCTATCAGATGGAAGTGCCTTACAACACGGGTATCGCCAAGGATGCCCGCGATCATGGCGGGGTGTCCGAGGTCGCGAGCTGGGCTCAGAAGCGCGCCTGGGTTGACTACGCTTTCAAGCAGTTTGAGGCGGCGGGCTACGTCGTCAGCAGTGGATACACGTTGGTGAAGCCCAGCCGTCATGCGGGCTTTGTCTATCGAGACTCCCTATGGCGCGGCGCGGACCTGGTCGCGACCGGGGTGGCTTCGTTCGGTCACTTCCAGGGCGTCCACTATCAGAACCTGGATAAGTGGGAAACCTACATCGACTCGATCGAACGAGGCGAGTTGCCGATCAACCGCGCATTACCGGTTAACGACCACCAGCGACTCATCCGCGAGATGATCCTGCTTTTGAAGACAGGTTCGCTCGACGCCGCCTACTTCCGGCGGAAGTTCGGACAAGACATCCTGAAAGTATTCGATGAAGGGTTCAAGAGCCTCGTGGAAGAGGGATGGGCGACCGTTACCGGCGATCAGGTTCTCCTGAACCGCAAGGGACTGCTTCAGGTGGACACCCTGCTGCCCCGTTTCTTTGAGCCGGAGCACCGGGGTATTCGATACACGTAG